In Rathayibacter sp. VKM Ac-2762, one DNA window encodes the following:
- a CDS encoding glycosyltransferase — MGRSVAIIGTRGYPSYYGGFETAVRRLAPFLAEQGWEVTVYGRPGTTALQDPDRDERVITRQTRGVESKSLSTLSYGLTAALDAAKRKPDVALVLNCANGFWLPILKQRGIPTVVNVDGIEWDRAKWGRFAKFVFHQGAVWTARHGDRMVYDAAAIETRWKREFGRDGDVIPYGGDVPPEHPVEPGLTHRGYALIVARFVPENTVPEFIEAAERIARTHDVVVVGSSGYGGPIDQAVSALAQQNARVHWFGHVSDDTRLHSLWQHAGAYFHGHSVGGTNPALVQAMACGAPVVARDTVFNREVLQEAGRFVAPTPDAIAEGVLAVLNDPIEQERLSYRGHLRAVHSYSWAEVNAGYERSLLSVIAERASAGASRSRA; from the coding sequence ATGGGCAGGTCGGTCGCCATTATCGGCACGCGGGGCTATCCCAGTTACTACGGGGGATTCGAGACAGCCGTCCGACGTCTCGCGCCATTCCTTGCGGAGCAGGGATGGGAGGTCACGGTCTACGGAAGGCCGGGCACCACGGCCCTGCAGGACCCGGACCGCGACGAGCGGGTGATCACCCGGCAGACGCGGGGAGTCGAGAGCAAGTCGCTCAGCACCCTCTCCTACGGGCTCACGGCCGCTCTCGACGCGGCGAAGCGCAAGCCCGACGTCGCCCTGGTGCTCAACTGCGCCAACGGCTTCTGGCTGCCGATCCTCAAGCAGCGCGGCATCCCCACCGTCGTCAACGTCGACGGCATCGAGTGGGACCGCGCCAAGTGGGGCCGCTTCGCGAAGTTCGTCTTCCACCAGGGCGCGGTCTGGACCGCCCGCCACGGCGACCGCATGGTCTACGACGCCGCGGCGATCGAGACGCGCTGGAAGCGGGAGTTCGGCCGCGACGGCGACGTCATCCCCTACGGCGGCGACGTCCCCCCGGAGCACCCGGTCGAGCCGGGGCTCACCCACCGCGGCTACGCGCTGATCGTGGCGCGCTTCGTCCCCGAGAACACGGTGCCCGAGTTCATCGAGGCGGCCGAGCGGATCGCGCGGACCCACGACGTGGTCGTCGTCGGCTCCTCCGGCTACGGCGGTCCGATCGACCAGGCGGTCAGCGCCCTCGCGCAGCAGAACGCGCGGGTGCACTGGTTCGGGCACGTCAGCGACGACACCCGGCTCCACTCCCTCTGGCAGCACGCCGGGGCCTACTTCCACGGGCACAGCGTCGGCGGCACCAACCCGGCTCTCGTGCAGGCGATGGCCTGCGGGGCTCCGGTCGTCGCCCGCGACACCGTCTTCAACCGCGAGGTGCTCCAGGAGGCGGGGCGCTTCGTCGCTCCGACCCCGGACGCGATCGCCGAGGGCGTGCTCGCCGTGCTGAACGACCCGATCGAGCAGGAGCGGCTCTCGTACCGCGGGCACCTGCGCGCCGTGCACTCCTACTCCTGGGCCGAGGTGAACGCCGGCTACGAGCGCTCGCTGCTCAGCGTCATCGCCGAGCGGGCCTCCGCGGGAGCGAGCAGGAGCCGGGCGTGA
- a CDS encoding Pr6Pr family membrane protein produces the protein MRARRRTALVRWAVAALGAVVVLNAVVVAQTQVGSDATADFLSSVTALTNILSVIAFAIAGRSAWRSARSGGRRSAAAHGESRAVTAMRTLNTATLLSMSGLFLVIYGPAVLGDPAQLNPSTVVLHVLVPALALVELLAVPGARPVDLRLVWAVMVFPVLWFAYTFVRGALTSRYVYEFLDPELSGGERIIVGMTVLILSIFFLMGVAILSLQRWRTAVRSPLV, from the coding sequence ATGAGAGCTCGACGCCGCACTGCACTCGTCCGCTGGGCCGTCGCCGCGCTGGGGGCGGTCGTGGTGCTCAACGCGGTCGTCGTCGCCCAGACGCAGGTGGGCTCGGACGCGACCGCCGACTTCCTGAGCTCGGTCACGGCGCTGACCAACATCCTCTCGGTGATCGCCTTCGCGATCGCGGGCCGGAGCGCCTGGCGATCCGCGCGATCCGGGGGCAGGAGGAGTGCTGCGGCGCACGGGGAGTCGCGGGCCGTCACCGCGATGCGCACCCTCAACACCGCCACGCTGCTGAGCATGTCGGGCCTGTTCCTGGTGATCTACGGGCCCGCCGTGCTCGGCGACCCGGCTCAGCTGAACCCGAGCACGGTGGTCCTGCACGTGCTCGTGCCGGCGCTCGCGCTGGTCGAGCTGCTCGCCGTCCCGGGCGCCCGCCCGGTCGACCTCCGGCTGGTCTGGGCGGTGATGGTGTTCCCCGTCCTGTGGTTCGCCTACACCTTCGTCAGGGGCGCTCTCACGTCGCGCTACGTATACGAGTTCCTCGACCCGGAGCTCTCGGGCGGGGAGCGGATCATCGTCGGGATGACCGTCCTGATCCTCTCGATCTTCTTCCTGATGGGTGTCGCGATCCTGTCCCTCCAGCGGTGGCGAACGGCGGTCCGTTCGCCGCTAGTATGA